A stretch of DNA from Ochotona princeps isolate mOchPri1 chromosome 13, mOchPri1.hap1, whole genome shotgun sequence:
AAAGAGGAGGGCCTTATCTCTCACACTATCTGTTCTGAAACAAAATCAGAACAGGTTTAAGCTCTGTAACAAAACAGAATCAGTGGCCGCTACTGCACAGTGGCCATGGGAAGGACAGAAGTACCTCTTCTGTACATCATTGTCAAATTGCAGGGGGCTGGCCTCCCTCTCCTTGTGTGCCCTGCTCCTGCCAGTGATTTGGGGACTCCCCTGAGGATGCTGTGTGTGATGTTTTAGAATGCAGGGATAGCGATGGAGCCACACACCAGCTGAACGTGGAGTGGAAGACAGAAAACTGTGACAGGTGCATCTGTGACGAAAGCAAAGTTCAGTGCTGCAGCACGTGAGTCTCACATGGGTGGTGGAGAGGGATGTGACAGCTCCTTCTTTGAAAGCCCCATCACTGGGAGGggagtgtttttgtttgctttaaataGGTTTTATGTTTAAAGCTGTCTTAGATTCCGGAAGAACTAAGCCAAGGCATAGAGATTTCCCATACACCTCTGCCCCCACACAGGCACAGTCTCCCCATTATCAATGTCTTCCAACAGCAGTGCAGTTGTTACAACCAATGACCTCACATTGTCATATAATTATCATCCAATGGCCACAATGCACATTCGAATTTACTCTTGATGTGGGGGGagtgagaggagagggaaggatggaAATTAGTTTTCAGTCCTATGTATTCTTCTCTTGATGTATTTACAaacttcagagagagagattgagaatcttccatccttggttcactcctaaaatgactgcaacagccagggttgggtaagggcaaagccaggagcctggttctccatctgggtttcccacaatggCTGCAGAAGCCCAACTGCTCGGAccagctttcactgctttcccaggtacaatggaaataaagtagccaggacttcaaccagcaCTCCCATAGGATGTAAGTTTTGCAACTAATAGCTTGATTTGCTATACCAACACTAGCCCTAGTATCTTTTTCCTTAAATCTCTGTATCCCTCTGGGTTCCTGGAGACAGGAAAGCACATCCAATGGTCTAGAAGTTGACCCAGTcatcagctcagccttggccacttGGAGAAGGAAGAGTGGCTCTAAGCAGAAGCAGGGAAGATAGATATGAGATGCAAGGGTTAATGGTGCAGTGTCTGTCATGTGCTATCAACCCTAAGTTGGTTTGCTGTGAGTTCACATCAAACTCCAAGGTCTTGCAAATGCTTCCTGCTGTGGTAGTGGAGGGGAGCACAAAATCCCTACAGCCATCTTGACTCCTAACCCTCCCAGCCCCACCTGATGCCCACCTCACTCTCCACAAGAATGTGAGTGGCATTGACAGAAGCACTTGTGTACAGCAGCGTGTCTCACACCTGCAGATCACAGACTCATCTGAGAGGCTGGGTAGAGTGCAGATTCCTGGGCCCCACCCCAGAGCCTCTGATCAGAATCTGTGAGGGAAGGGACCGAGAAATCTGTATTGTAACCAGGGACTCTGAGAGTCTGAAAGCAACTCCGGTGAGTGGAGGAATGAGTTTTTAACCTCAACCTGACCATCTGAGTCTCCCTAAGGTTTATACAACTGCAAAGTTTGGCACATTTATCAAGTAGGTGCTGGTGCTAAGTATAGAACAGAACAAGAGGAATGCTGGCAGGTTTCCTgcctgcccacagcagctggatcACTGTGTATCATGGCTGAATCTGGATTTTTGTGGCTCCATATCTGGGTCAAGCTTGGAGAAAGCCTGTGCCTGGCTACAGGTAGTACTGGTAAACCATCCCTGGCAGATAATTGGAGATCCCCTGAGAACCAGCATCCCTGCTCTCTGGCCACAGTGAGAATGAGCTGTGTGGGCTAATATCCAAGGTCagccagcctgcagtgctgggaaGGAGCACCCCTTATGGTCCTGATCTCCCTTCTCATTTGCTCTGAGCTATTTCATCTAGGTCTgctttaaagcaaaaaataaatccaGGAATACGCCCTCTGCCATGCACCTTGTCCCTGCTCAGACAGCACAACCACACAATCTCATTTCCTCCTAaacacttactttaaaaaaaattagcctctaggggctagtgttgtggttcagcaggtgACAGACACTGTCGCTGTGACCCTCAGATTTCCCATGGGagggagtgccagctgctccgcctccagtgctcttgggaggcagccaataacagacctggaacttgggttcctgtgggagacacccagatggaatggtgggcccctggccttggcctggcccagatctggctgtgtgggcatctggggagtaaataggcagatggaacatctctgtctttctctctgtgccactttgcctttcaagtagatgaggagaaataaacttttgaaaatgataaaaatcagcaTCTCCTGGACaacaaatcattattttttaaacgtTTAAAGAAATGTTAGTGGCAAAGATACATTTCAAAATACTGGCTATTTTTACCATTTTAAGTGTGTATAATGCAGGACTATGAAATTCACTCATAGATCTATGTAACCGTAGTCACCATGTCCGAAACCTTTCAGTGACTCCTTCTGCTTGTACTACTTCCATTGGGCAGTATCACACCTTCTTCCTCCCCTGGCCCGTGACAACTGCCAATCTGCTATCTGTAACTTTGCCTCTTGTAGATTTTTCACAGAAATGGAATTATACAATCTGCATCTTTCTGAGAGTGGCTTAGTGTTCCCTGCGTGTTTTGTGGGGGTCATCCAGGCTGCAGCCTGCATCAGGAGTTGCTTCCTTTTGATACTTGGAAACCAACCTGGATGATCGGAGTAGCTAGCATACATTTCTCACGCTCCTGTGCTGATCagctgagggatgctgcagctCTTGGCTGTGGTGGGCGATGCTGCTCTACCAGTCCGGCTGAGTGCCTGCTTTCAGTCCTCTGGGGTGCATGCCTGTGGGTAGAAATGCTGGGACATGTCGtatgatgttttttgttttttaacttttgcaGAAATTGTCCATCTGTTTTCCGTGGCAACCACAACGTTTATATTCCATCCATtaaacaaccttttttttttttttttacttaaaaaaattttatctgaTTCAATTTTGGTTATCAGTaaacattctttgaaaaaaatgactgatttgtttatttggaaggtagcattacacagagagagaagatgagagagagagagagtccttcATCTGCTTGTCCatccttcaaatggctgcaaaagcctggccaggccagagccaaagccaagagcctggagcttcttgtttggctctcacacaggtgcaggaacccatgcccttgggccatcctctgctgctttcccgggcacattagcagggagctggatcagaagcagagcagtgggtaTTTCAATGGAcacccacctgggatgctggcattgcagatggcagcttatgCCTGTATGCCACAACATGGGCCCCCAAATGACcacttttaatattaaaaattttcgTGATAATTTCCGAAGTTTTCAATTTAAAACGTGTTAATTACGAACTGTAGGAATCAGAGGAATAAAATTAGAATCTTATTGCCTGAAGGCAATAATGATGACCATCTTATCAtcatttccttcctcttttctacccattatttttttcttttagaattttgcTGTCTGGGCTTTTCACTCTACATGTTAGCAGGAGTACTCTCCAGCTCCTCAGACTCTTCCAAGGAGTCATGTAGATGCCAACTCTGGAAGATGGAACCAGAACCTCAGTGCTGGTGCTTGCTTCCCCTCTCAGGACAAGCCTGCAGGACCTCGGGTGCTGAACGCCCCAACCTCACCGGTTCTGAGCCCCACGTTTAGGTGGCTTGGAGAGCAGGCAGTTGGGATAGAAGAGTGACAATAACCCTTTAACACAGGAGTCAGGGGTCACTTCTTGGGAGGCAGCATTGTCATAAAGGAACCGGGCATAGCTGTTTCCGTGCACACTCCAGGCAGAGGCAGGTGAAATGCAGGGTTGAGGCATGGGCTTCAGGGGGCAAATGAGGCATAGCTATTTACCACCCAGAATGCGTGGGTGAATTTTCCTAGCGAGGTGGTCCCCAGTTTTCCTAAGCTTTTGCCTGGGTCCCAGGACCCTGGCCCAGAGTGGCTCTTTGCTCCTGTGGCTTCAGATGGTTCATTTCCTAACTTCCTGCTGCCAGGCCTGGGATGGCgctaccccctcccccactgctgaCCACTTCCTGAATGGGGACTTtaggggagctgggttggagccacctgcctggccctggctgggtctctcagggctcctggctgtcctGTGCCTGTAGGACACAACATGTATGACTAGCAGCAGGGATGGTCTGAGTGACTCCATGGAACAAGCAGATGCAGGTGCTCTGGGGCCACACCTGGGGTGgtggaggggaaggaagaagcagTTACAGCGGGCCTGCTTCCTTCGCAGAGTTGGTCCTGGTCCAagtgcagtggtggtggtggtggtgatgtttgtgtgtatatgtgagtgtgggtgtgtttggtggtggtgggggggtggaTCTTTTAGCTTCTAACTGGCTTTGGTTTGTCTCCATGACAGCGTTGCAGTCCCTACGGGCTTTGACACCACAAAGTGCAAGAAGATCTTCCACAAGGAGAACTGCAGCTACTCTGTGGTGGAGGTAGAGAACCCAGAAAATGAGTGTCCTGTCACCTCCTGGATCATGTGACGCGCttctggagggggtgggggtccAGCGAGGCGCATGCGGACTGCCTTGTTGTGTAGCTCTAGTTAGCAGTAAAGGACTATTTGGAAGCATCATTTGGCTCTGTGTATGAACTGTGGGTGTGCCTTGATGCAACGCACAAGTgcaaagggagagggaaaaatgGGTGTGAATCCAAGTTACATGTGTTCTCCTGCCTCCTGTGGGTTGTCCTgtgtccctggctcccagggccagcGCCACTGCCGTGGCTGTGCCCAGCAACCTGCTATTCAACGAGCAATGACCAACACATGCACCTTTGTGGTGAAAGGTGATcctcttttatcatttttttttgagGTGTTCATGTTTATCCTCCCTTCCTCTTCATGGAGGGGTGTCCTCTGttgtgcctccccacccccaacccctgtcCAGCTGTGTCCACATGTGTCCTCCAGAAGATAGGACAGATCAGAGCAGGACAGCCTGAAGCAGTGTCCCTGGTGCAgcccaggagggaaggagaaggccaGGACTTGCAGGGGAGCCCCCACAATCAGTGATCTATAGCGGTTGGCAGACCACTTGATGACATGACCAGTGTCAACATACACACTCTTTGGGGATTCTGTGTTGGGGAACTTTTGCTCACCCAATGGGTCTGGGATGGTGCCCAGGCCTGGTAGTTAaagcttctttctctctttctcttaccaGAGTCACTGCCTGGAGGGATGTGACAGGTCATCAGGTCATCTGTCCAGCAGCTGATAAAGAGCTTTCTATcccactgtccccacccccagggcctggCCTTATCTTGTTTAAGCATGCTGTAGGGACCTGTTGAGCCATCCAGCTGAGCCCCTCAGTGTCTTTGATCATTCACAGATAATCAAAGGCTCTCTGGTCACCTTGGGTTACGCACAAGTCCCCTTCCACATCCTACCCTGGAGGCAAGGGGCATCAGGCCAGAGCGCAGGCTGTGGACACACTGGTCCAGGGATGGTGGACTTCCTTGAAGGAATTTTGAGTGCTGCTCAGACACCTCCCCACTGCTCCCCAATCCCCACTGCACCCACATTTGCCAGTCCACCCTCAGATTTCTCGGCTCCCTCATCCCTGTATCCCCACTTCTGCCTCCTGCCGCTTTCTACTAAGACTGCCTGACCCGTTTGTAGGAGTCACTCTTGGGTGGGACCCATAAGACACCTTTGTAGTAGTCGGCATTTTGGTgtgctgctacacttctgacccagctccttgttaatgtgcctgggaaagcagaggaggaagatggcttaagtgcttggacctgtgaacccatgtgggagagccaaatGGCATTCCTGGCCCAggttctggggagtgaaccagtgggtggaagatctcttttgtctttctgtctctctctgtaatcctgcctttccaatgaataaatacacctgtttctcctttttaaagacCCTATTATGATTTTTTCCTGAGCTGGGAAAGGGGCAAGCAGTCAGCAGTGAGCATGACCACGTCTGTCTCACTGAGACAAAAGGAGCCCCTCTTAACATCTGGGTGCACACACACCACAACATTTCAACATGGGGgtctgtgctgtggcacagagggcaaaGCCACACCTTGTGGCACCactatcctacatgggtgccagttcaagaccagCTGCACCATTTCGAACCAGCTGCCTTAgtgcagtgaggatggctcagatccttaagcccctacacccacatgggagacccggacaaaattcctggctgctgggtttggaCAGACCTatctcctggccattgcagccatttggggaggaaacaagcagatggaaaatttctctctccctgtctctctcagcaattctgcctttccaatatataaaTATCTTTGAAGACAGtttaaaagtttttggaaaaaaataaaaaactcccATCGTGGTGCAGTCACACTGTAAGCTGGAGAGAGGGGGCAGGGTGTGGGTAACACCTGTTAGGGAGCGAGAATCCTAGAGGCTGCTTCCCGCGGGGTGGAATCTGCATTTGTTACTCACTTTCCACCTCTTGCACAACTACTTATGCACAACTTTCTCCGGGCAACGGCAAACTCCACCCTATCCTCTGGCTGTAGGAATTCAACACAGGCAAGTGAATTACACAATAACCGCCCTCCTCCCGTGTCTTCCCACATTGATTTTGTATCCGGACACGAAAGCCTGTGAGGACATTCCAGGACCACTTGAGATCGTGGCTTAGAGCAGCATCTGTTTTCAGAAGCAAACCCCAAAACTTCCTGATGTTTATATTCACGGAGGATTCGTAGGACGTTCAGGACAGACGAAGAGCGTGCGCTTGCGCCCCGGACCCTCTAGGGGGCGGTCGAGGGCGTTTGGCGGAGAGCTCTCGCGAGAGTGTCAGAAAAGTGGCGAGCGGCGAGGGAGGAAGGTGGTGTTCTCGCGAGAAGCGTATCTGCGGCCTGGGCTTGTGTGTGTGAAGCCGCCCGGTCTCCGTCAAGCCGAGTTCCTGGGTCGGATCTGCGGGAGAGGCCGTCGGACCAGGTAGGACCCGGAGTGGCCGGCGCGGGAGGCGCGGGGGCCGCGGGCAGGCCGGCCGGGGCTGACCCCGGCCCTCAGCCCACTTCCCCGCCGGCCCAGGCCTGTCCTGCCTCCCCGGCCCCGCTCGCCCCGTATCCGGGCCGCCCTCCCTCTCCCAGGCCCTCCGTCCACCCCGATCCGGGGCTGTCCTCCGTCCCCTGCCGGCCGGGGCAGCCCTCCGTCCCCGGCCCGGGGCTATCCTGCCTCCCCGGCCCGGGCATCCCTCTGTCTCCGGCTCCGCTCGCCCCTGCCCGGCCCTGTCCTCCGTCCTCGGCCCTGGCATCCTTCCGTCCCCGGCTCGTCCTctgtcccctgcccagccctgtcctgcctcCCCG
This window harbors:
- the MSMB gene encoding beta-microseminoprotein isoform X1, producing MDTLLRSLVVFASLMTLCNAQCYLFSYDRRVEDSPDECRDSDGATHQLNVEWKTENCDRCICDESKVQCCSTVAVPTGFDTTKCKKIFHKENCSYSVVEVENPENECPVTSWIM
- the MSMB gene encoding beta-microseminoprotein isoform X2, whose product is MHGAAMTHSLHPLRFWCLDTLLRSLVVFASLMTLCNAQCYLFSYDRRVEDSPDECRDSDGATHQLNVEWKTENCDRCICDESKVQCCSTVAVPTGFDTTKCKKIFHKENCSYSVVEVENPENECPVTSWIM